A stretch of the Takifugu flavidus isolate HTHZ2018 chromosome 1, ASM371156v2, whole genome shotgun sequence genome encodes the following:
- the gucy2g gene encoding guanylate cyclase 2G isoform X1, translating to MTGHHDAQEKQPPPTDTECDPKISLGGFIHQVWKENVSALFGPACPEEAEVTGLIASTWNIPMFGFVGQSSKMDSRDTYDSYIKIVPPLKRSAEVLVKTLQFFGWTHVAMIGGGLETNTWDKVDDLWKTVENHLKTHFNVVATVKFDTSNPQLVYQKIKYIAKVTRVIVILTNKEDCMALLLEAEKQGLMNGDYIFFLVQHFEVSGSVDNIWKTAMSSRVNRDAITAFDMAFIIGQKSYEGYEYYDFFEQVFERLKGPPFWSNLTSEQEVSPYSAYLHDAVLLYTMGLKEVIKDGMDPHNGQMLLQKLKNKNDIRFYGASGLVHFDEDGERNLDYSIYDLQHVEGTMKFVPVLHFDSHTKSVRPTSMFKSVVWPKGRPPSDKPRCGFNNELCEWMTNDIALLALLVAFPLMGMLAVSCIGLLVLQKLRLQTRLDDSSWWLINYSDITIIRESQGLRGLSLSNTASHNGSSSSQSNFSSNSYGLKDKTGKENIYTTIGLYQGSQVAIKYIKNPGTRNFQKPSIIQEFKEMKEMKHENLVQFFGVCIEPPNVCLVMQYCRKGSLKDVLSDSDVEMDRIFKLSFAYDIVNGMDFIHKSNLKFHGNLKPSTCLVDSRLQIKLSGFGLNEFKYGTRNQINLAENSNYGDMYWMAPELLRKVGGQVTGTPKGDVYSFAIILWEIMYNFKSGPYQDINLEPKEIIMHLRTPFQGEPLRPLLNDQLCEENINFLLRACWSENPDHRPPFGSIRRRLKDTCPDSHANILDNMVEKLEKYANHLEEVVEDRTNQLIVEKTRTEKLLSSMLPKYIADQLMAGKSVEPQSYSVVTIFFSDIVGFTSMCAVSSALEVVSFLNDLYSLFDDIIRMYDVYKVETIGDAYMVASGVPIANGNKHAIEISTMALHFLHSIKVFKIRHMPAESLAIRIGIHSGPVVAGVVGTSMPRYCLFGDTVNMASRMESNSSPLKIHISQCTAEILLQAGSFELEERGEIEIKGKGSHKTYWLLNKQGFNPPVGAHGAPQTDGQKLPPEIPGMAEGPKKTTHKGLTKAYIMDTSMTKVQI from the exons ATGACAGGACACCACGACGCTCAGGAGAAACAGCCGCCGCCCACAG ACACCGAGTGTGATCCCAAAATCTCCCTGGGGGGATTCATTCACCAGGTGTGGAAAGAAAACGTGTCCGCGCTCTTTGGCCCAGCGTGTCCGGAAGAAGCCGAG GTCACAGGCCTCATTGCTTCCACCTGGAACATCCCCATGTTTGGGTTTGTGGGGCAGTCCTCCAAAATGGACAGCAGAGACACCTACGACTCTTACATCAAAATCGTCCCCCCTCTTAAAAGAAGCGCGGAGGTCCTCGTGAAGACCCTGCAGTTTTTCGGGTGGACCCACGTCGCGATGATCGGCGGGGGGCTGGAGACAAACACTTGGGACAAAGTGGATGATTTGTGGAAGACTGTGGAAAAtcacctgaaaacacatttcaatgtGGTGGCCACGGTGAAATTTGACACCAGCAACCCTCAGCTCGTCTATCAAAAGATTAAATACATCGCAAAAGTCACTCGAG TTATTGTGATTCTGACCAACAAAGAGGACTGCATGGCTCTGTTGCTGGAGGCAGAGAAACAGGGGCTGATGAACGGCGACTATATTTTCTTCCTGGTGCAGCATTTTGAGGTCAGTGGAAGTGTG GACAACATATGGAAAACTGCCATGAGCAGCAGGGTTAACCGGGATGCCATAACGGCATTTGACATGGCCTTCATCATCGGACAGAAATCCTACGAAGGATACGAGTATTACGACTTCTTTGAGCAGGTTTTCGAAAGGCTCAAGGGACCCCCATTCTGGAGCAACCTGACATCAGAGCAAGAG GTTAGCCCTTACTCAGCCTATCTACACGATGCCGTGCTCCTCTATACGATGGGGCTGAAGGAGGTCATTAAAGATGGCATGGACCCTCATAACgggcagatgctgctgcagaaattaaaaaataaaaatgacattcGATTCTATG GAGCTTCTGGACTGGTCCACTTTGATGAAGATGGGGAGAGAAACCTGGATTATTCCATTTATGATCTACAGCATGTCGAGGGCACCATGAAGTTTGTGCCCGTCCTCCATTTTGATAGTCACACCAAATCTGTCCG GCCAACGTCCATGTTTAAATCTGTGGTATGGCCAAAAGGAAGACCTCCCTCTGATAAACCCCGATGCGGCTTCAACAACGAGCTCTGCGAGTGGATGACTAACG ACATTGCCTTGCTCGCGTTACTGGTCGCCTTCCCCCTGATGGGCATGCTCGCCGTCTCCTGCATCggtctcctggtcctgcagAAGCTTCGACTTCAGACGCGACTTGACGACTCCTCCTGGTGGCTGATCAACTACAGTGACATCACCATCATAAGGGAGTCCCAG GGACTTCGCGGATTATCTTTGAGCAACACAGCCAGTCATAatggaagcagcagctctcAGTCCAATTTCTCCAGCAACAGTTATGGTCTGAAGGATAAGACAGGGAAGGAAAACATCTACACCACCATCGGCCTGTACCAG GGAAGCCAAGTCGCTATCAAGTACATCAAGAACCCTGGTACCAGGAATTTCCAGAAACCCTCAATTATCCAGGAGTTCAAAGAG ATGAAAGAGATGAAACATGAGAACCTGGTGCAGTTCTTCGGTGTTTGCATCGAGCCGCCAAATGTCTGTCTGGTCATGCAGTACTGCCGGAAAGGAAGTCTGAAG GATGTTCTTAGTGATTCGGATGTAGAGATGGACAGGATATTCAAGCTCTCGTTTGCTTACGACATTGTCAAC GGAATGGACTTTATCCACAAAAGTAATCTCAAGTTTCACGGGAATCTGAAGCCCAGCACGTGTCTGGTGGACAGTCGACTTCAGATCAAACTTTCCGGGTTTGGGCTGAATGAATTTAAATACGGCACCAGAAATCAGATAAACCTGGCAGAAAACAGCAATTATGGTG ATATGTACTGGATGGCACCAGAACTTCTGAGAAAAGTCGGTGGCCAAGTCACTGGGACACCCAAAGGTGATGTCTACAGCTTTGCCATCATCCTGTGGGAGATTATGTACAACTTCAAGTCTGGTCCATATCAAGATATCAACCTGGAACCAAAAG AAATCATCATGCACTTGCGAACGCCTTTCCAAGGGGAACCATTGCGCCCACTGCTGAATGATCAGCTGTGTGAAGAGAACATCAATTTTCTGCTGAGGGCCTGCTGGAGTGAAAACCCTGACCACCGACCGCCGTTTGGGTCAATCAGAAGGCGGCTGAAGGACACCTGCCCAGACAG TCACGCGAATATTCTCGATAACATGGTGGAAAAGCTAGAGAAATATGCTAACCACTTGGAGGAAGTGGTTGAGGATAGGACCAACCAGCTCATCGTGGAGAAGACCCGGACAGAAAAACTTCTCTCCAGCATGTTACCGAA GTACATCGCTGATCAGCTGATGGCGGGAAAATCGGTCGAGCCGCAAAGCTACAGCGTAGTCACCATCTTCTTCTCTGACATCGTGGGCTTCACCTCCATGTGTGCCGTCAGCTCCGCGCTGGAGGTGGTGTCATTCCTCAACGACCTCTACAGCCTGTTTGATGACATAATTAGGATGTATGACGTATATAAG gtGGAAACCATCGGCGACGCCTACATGGTGGCCAGCGGCGTGCCCATCGCCAATGGTAACAAGCATGCCATTGAAATATCAACAATGGCTCTGCATTTCTTACACTCCATCAAGGTCTTTAAAATCCGCCACATGCCGGCTGAGAGTCTGGCCATCCGTATTGGAATTCACTCAG GTCCCGTGGTCGCTGGAGTGGTGGGAACTTCTATGCCTCGCTACTGTCTGTTTGGCGACACGGTCAACATGGCATCACGCATGGAAAGTAACAGCTCGC CCCTGAAGATCCACATATCTCAGTGCACAGCCGAGATTCTTCTCCAGGCCGGATCATTCGAGCTGGAGGAACGGGGGGAAATCGAAATCAAG GGAAAAGGGTCCCACAAGACTTACTGGCTGCTGAACAAGCAGGGGTTCAATCCTCCCGTGGGAGCTCATGGCGCTCCACAAACCGATGGTCAAAAACTACCACCAGAG ATACCCGGAATGGCCGAAGGTCCAAAGAAAACAACCCACAAGGGCCTCACCAAGGCCTATATCATGGACACCAGTATGACTAAAGTGCAAATTTag
- the gucy2g gene encoding guanylate cyclase 2G isoform X2 yields MTGHHDAQEKQPPPTDTECDPKISLGGFIHQVWKENVSALFGPACPEEAEVTGLIASTWNIPMFGFVGQSSKMDSRDTYDSYIKIVPPLKRSAEVLVKTLQFFGWTHVAMIGGGLETNTWDKVDDLWKTVENHLKTHFNVVATVKFDTSNPQLVYQKIKYIAKVTRVIVILTNKEDCMALLLEAEKQGLMNGDYIFFLVQHFEDNIWKTAMSSRVNRDAITAFDMAFIIGQKSYEGYEYYDFFEQVFERLKGPPFWSNLTSEQEVSPYSAYLHDAVLLYTMGLKEVIKDGMDPHNGQMLLQKLKNKNDIRFYGASGLVHFDEDGERNLDYSIYDLQHVEGTMKFVPVLHFDSHTKSVRPTSMFKSVVWPKGRPPSDKPRCGFNNELCEWMTNDIALLALLVAFPLMGMLAVSCIGLLVLQKLRLQTRLDDSSWWLINYSDITIIRESQGLRGLSLSNTASHNGSSSSQSNFSSNSYGLKDKTGKENIYTTIGLYQGSQVAIKYIKNPGTRNFQKPSIIQEFKEMKEMKHENLVQFFGVCIEPPNVCLVMQYCRKGSLKDVLSDSDVEMDRIFKLSFAYDIVNGMDFIHKSNLKFHGNLKPSTCLVDSRLQIKLSGFGLNEFKYGTRNQINLAENSNYGDMYWMAPELLRKVGGQVTGTPKGDVYSFAIILWEIMYNFKSGPYQDINLEPKEIIMHLRTPFQGEPLRPLLNDQLCEENINFLLRACWSENPDHRPPFGSIRRRLKDTCPDSHANILDNMVEKLEKYANHLEEVVEDRTNQLIVEKTRTEKLLSSMLPKYIADQLMAGKSVEPQSYSVVTIFFSDIVGFTSMCAVSSALEVVSFLNDLYSLFDDIIRMYDVYKVETIGDAYMVASGVPIANGNKHAIEISTMALHFLHSIKVFKIRHMPAESLAIRIGIHSGPVVAGVVGTSMPRYCLFGDTVNMASRMESNSSPLKIHISQCTAEILLQAGSFELEERGEIEIKGKGSHKTYWLLNKQGFNPPVGAHGAPQTDGQKLPPEIPGMAEGPKKTTHKGLTKAYIMDTSMTKVQI; encoded by the exons ATGACAGGACACCACGACGCTCAGGAGAAACAGCCGCCGCCCACAG ACACCGAGTGTGATCCCAAAATCTCCCTGGGGGGATTCATTCACCAGGTGTGGAAAGAAAACGTGTCCGCGCTCTTTGGCCCAGCGTGTCCGGAAGAAGCCGAG GTCACAGGCCTCATTGCTTCCACCTGGAACATCCCCATGTTTGGGTTTGTGGGGCAGTCCTCCAAAATGGACAGCAGAGACACCTACGACTCTTACATCAAAATCGTCCCCCCTCTTAAAAGAAGCGCGGAGGTCCTCGTGAAGACCCTGCAGTTTTTCGGGTGGACCCACGTCGCGATGATCGGCGGGGGGCTGGAGACAAACACTTGGGACAAAGTGGATGATTTGTGGAAGACTGTGGAAAAtcacctgaaaacacatttcaatgtGGTGGCCACGGTGAAATTTGACACCAGCAACCCTCAGCTCGTCTATCAAAAGATTAAATACATCGCAAAAGTCACTCGAG TTATTGTGATTCTGACCAACAAAGAGGACTGCATGGCTCTGTTGCTGGAGGCAGAGAAACAGGGGCTGATGAACGGCGACTATATTTTCTTCCTGGTGCAGCATTTTGAG GACAACATATGGAAAACTGCCATGAGCAGCAGGGTTAACCGGGATGCCATAACGGCATTTGACATGGCCTTCATCATCGGACAGAAATCCTACGAAGGATACGAGTATTACGACTTCTTTGAGCAGGTTTTCGAAAGGCTCAAGGGACCCCCATTCTGGAGCAACCTGACATCAGAGCAAGAG GTTAGCCCTTACTCAGCCTATCTACACGATGCCGTGCTCCTCTATACGATGGGGCTGAAGGAGGTCATTAAAGATGGCATGGACCCTCATAACgggcagatgctgctgcagaaattaaaaaataaaaatgacattcGATTCTATG GAGCTTCTGGACTGGTCCACTTTGATGAAGATGGGGAGAGAAACCTGGATTATTCCATTTATGATCTACAGCATGTCGAGGGCACCATGAAGTTTGTGCCCGTCCTCCATTTTGATAGTCACACCAAATCTGTCCG GCCAACGTCCATGTTTAAATCTGTGGTATGGCCAAAAGGAAGACCTCCCTCTGATAAACCCCGATGCGGCTTCAACAACGAGCTCTGCGAGTGGATGACTAACG ACATTGCCTTGCTCGCGTTACTGGTCGCCTTCCCCCTGATGGGCATGCTCGCCGTCTCCTGCATCggtctcctggtcctgcagAAGCTTCGACTTCAGACGCGACTTGACGACTCCTCCTGGTGGCTGATCAACTACAGTGACATCACCATCATAAGGGAGTCCCAG GGACTTCGCGGATTATCTTTGAGCAACACAGCCAGTCATAatggaagcagcagctctcAGTCCAATTTCTCCAGCAACAGTTATGGTCTGAAGGATAAGACAGGGAAGGAAAACATCTACACCACCATCGGCCTGTACCAG GGAAGCCAAGTCGCTATCAAGTACATCAAGAACCCTGGTACCAGGAATTTCCAGAAACCCTCAATTATCCAGGAGTTCAAAGAG ATGAAAGAGATGAAACATGAGAACCTGGTGCAGTTCTTCGGTGTTTGCATCGAGCCGCCAAATGTCTGTCTGGTCATGCAGTACTGCCGGAAAGGAAGTCTGAAG GATGTTCTTAGTGATTCGGATGTAGAGATGGACAGGATATTCAAGCTCTCGTTTGCTTACGACATTGTCAAC GGAATGGACTTTATCCACAAAAGTAATCTCAAGTTTCACGGGAATCTGAAGCCCAGCACGTGTCTGGTGGACAGTCGACTTCAGATCAAACTTTCCGGGTTTGGGCTGAATGAATTTAAATACGGCACCAGAAATCAGATAAACCTGGCAGAAAACAGCAATTATGGTG ATATGTACTGGATGGCACCAGAACTTCTGAGAAAAGTCGGTGGCCAAGTCACTGGGACACCCAAAGGTGATGTCTACAGCTTTGCCATCATCCTGTGGGAGATTATGTACAACTTCAAGTCTGGTCCATATCAAGATATCAACCTGGAACCAAAAG AAATCATCATGCACTTGCGAACGCCTTTCCAAGGGGAACCATTGCGCCCACTGCTGAATGATCAGCTGTGTGAAGAGAACATCAATTTTCTGCTGAGGGCCTGCTGGAGTGAAAACCCTGACCACCGACCGCCGTTTGGGTCAATCAGAAGGCGGCTGAAGGACACCTGCCCAGACAG TCACGCGAATATTCTCGATAACATGGTGGAAAAGCTAGAGAAATATGCTAACCACTTGGAGGAAGTGGTTGAGGATAGGACCAACCAGCTCATCGTGGAGAAGACCCGGACAGAAAAACTTCTCTCCAGCATGTTACCGAA GTACATCGCTGATCAGCTGATGGCGGGAAAATCGGTCGAGCCGCAAAGCTACAGCGTAGTCACCATCTTCTTCTCTGACATCGTGGGCTTCACCTCCATGTGTGCCGTCAGCTCCGCGCTGGAGGTGGTGTCATTCCTCAACGACCTCTACAGCCTGTTTGATGACATAATTAGGATGTATGACGTATATAAG gtGGAAACCATCGGCGACGCCTACATGGTGGCCAGCGGCGTGCCCATCGCCAATGGTAACAAGCATGCCATTGAAATATCAACAATGGCTCTGCATTTCTTACACTCCATCAAGGTCTTTAAAATCCGCCACATGCCGGCTGAGAGTCTGGCCATCCGTATTGGAATTCACTCAG GTCCCGTGGTCGCTGGAGTGGTGGGAACTTCTATGCCTCGCTACTGTCTGTTTGGCGACACGGTCAACATGGCATCACGCATGGAAAGTAACAGCTCGC CCCTGAAGATCCACATATCTCAGTGCACAGCCGAGATTCTTCTCCAGGCCGGATCATTCGAGCTGGAGGAACGGGGGGAAATCGAAATCAAG GGAAAAGGGTCCCACAAGACTTACTGGCTGCTGAACAAGCAGGGGTTCAATCCTCCCGTGGGAGCTCATGGCGCTCCACAAACCGATGGTCAAAAACTACCACCAGAG ATACCCGGAATGGCCGAAGGTCCAAAGAAAACAACCCACAAGGGCCTCACCAAGGCCTATATCATGGACACCAGTATGACTAAAGTGCAAATTTag
- the acsl5 gene encoding long-chain-fatty-acid--CoA ligase 5, giving the protein MDFLLQFLFSPLPTSAIISLFALAAATLFYLNTRPSAVRSPIDLDNQSVGIKDGARKAALLENNNHLVSHYYSEAKTLYEVFQRGLKVSGNGPCLGYRKPGRLYQWLKYKQVSDRAEHLGSGLLHRGLKPSSDTFIGIFAQNRPEWIIGELACYTYSMVAVPLYDTLGPEALVFIINQAGISTVLCDNQNKAETLLQICEKGQTSVLKTVIVMDSFGAEWVERGSKCGVDVVSMQDVEAKGKSNLQKPVPPKPEDLSIICFTSGTTGNPKGAMLTHENVVSDTAGVLKGFETTIVPSTEDVAISFLPLAHMFERVVQTVIYGAGGRVGFFQGDIRLLPDDMKTLQPTIFPVVPRLLNRVYDKVQSGAKSPFKKWLLNFAVDRKYAEVKEGIIRNNSLWDKLIFNKVQASLGGRVRVMVTGAAPISPNVLTFLRAALGCQIFEGYGQTECTAGCTFTMPGDATAGHVGAPLPCNIVKLVDVEEMNYFASNGEGEVCIKGKNVFKGYLKDPEKTAEALDDDGWLHTGDIGKWLPSGVLKIIDRKKNIFKLAQGEYIAPEKIENVYVRSGLVAQVFVHGDSLQSCLVGVVIPDPEDLPSFAKKLGVQGSLKELCKNTEIKKAILSDMTKLGKEAGLKSFEQVKDIYLHPEQFTIENGLLTPTLKAKRAELKTLFQPQINQLYANMS; this is encoded by the exons ATGGACTTCCTTCTCCAGTTCCTGTTCTCCCCGCTCCCCACTTCGGCCATCATCTCCCTGTTCGCTCTGGCAGCTGCTACCCTGTTTTACCTCAACACCCGGCCCAGTGCTGTCCGCTCGCCCATCGACCTGGACAACCAGTCCGTGGGCATCAAG GATGGCGCCAGGAAGGCCGCGCTGCTCGAGAACAACAACCACCTAGTGTCGCATTACTACAGCGAAGCCAAGACCTTGTATGAGGTCTTCCAGAGGGGTCTTAAAGTTTCAG gtaaCGGACCCTGTTTGGGCTACAGGAAACCAGGACGGCTGTACCAGTGGCTGAAGTACAAACAG GTCTCCGATAGAGCAGAACACCTGGGGTCGGGTCTTCTTCACAGGGGCCTCAAGCCGAGCTCTGACACTTTTATTGGCATCTTTGCACAGAATAGACCAGAG TGGATTATTGGCGAGCTGGCCTGTTACACCTACTCCATGGTAGCAGTTCCCCTGTATGACACCCTGGGTCCTGAGGCTCTGGTCTTCATTATCAACCAAG CGGGGATCTCCACCGTCCTCTGCGACAATCAGAACAAAGCAGAAACACTCCTGCAGATATGCGAGAAAGGCCAGACGTCCGTCCTCAAAACCGTCATCGTCATGGACTCGTTCGGCGCCGAGTGGGTGGAGAGGGGCTCCAAGTGCGGCGTGGACGTGGTGTCCATGCAGGACGTGGAG GCCAAGGGGAAGAGTAACCTTCAGAAGCCAGTC CCGCCAAAGCCAGAGGACCTCAGCATCATCTGCTTCACCAGCGGCACCACAG GAAACCCCAAAGGCGCCATGTTGACCCACGAGAACGTGGTCTCGGACACTGCAGGCGTCCTCAAAGGCTTTGAG ACGACCATCGTCCCGTCCACGGAGGACGTCGCCATTTCCTTCCTGCCTTTAGCTCACATGTTCGAGAGGGTGGTGCAG ACGGTGATATACGGGGCTGGCGGCAGGGTGGGATTTTTCCAGGGTGACATCAGACTCCTGCCGGACGACATGAAGACCCTTCAGCCCACCATCTTCCCCGTGGTGCCTCGGCTCCTCAACCGCGTCTACGACAAA GTTCAGAGCGGCGCCAAAAGCCCCTTCAAGAAGTGGCTGCTGAACTTTGCCGTGGACAGGAAGTACGCCGAGGTGAAGGAAGGCATCATCAGGAACAACAGCCTGTGGGACAAACTCATCTTCAACAAAGTCCAG GCGTCTCTAGGTGGGCGAGTGCGGGTGATGGTGACGGGAGCGGCGCCAATATCGCCCAACGTCCTCACCTTCCTCCGAGCGGCTCTGGGTTGCCAG ATCTTTGAGGGTTATGGTCAGACGGAGTGCACGGCCGGCTGCACCTTCACCATGCCGGGAGACGCCACAGCAG GTCACGTCGGGGCGCCGCTGCCGTGTAACATCGTGAAGCTGGTGGACGTCGAAGAGATGAACTACTTCGCCTCAAACGGTGaaggagag GTCTGTATCAAGGGTAAAAATGTCTTCAAGGGGTACTTGAAAGACCCCGAGAAGACGGCAGAGGCTCTGGATGACGATGGTTGGCTACATACTGGGGACATTGGAAAATGGCTTCCA AGCGGCGTCCTGAAGATAATTGACCGGAAGAAGAACATCTTCAAGCTGGCTCAGGGGGAGTACATCGCACCGGAGAAGATCGAGAACGTGTACGTGCGCAGTGGTCTGGTGGCCCAGGTCTTTGTTCACGGAGACAGTCTACAG TCCTGCCTGGTTGGCGTCGTGATCCCTGATCCGGAGGACCTGCCCAGTTTTGCCAAGAAGCTGGGAGTCCAAGGTTCCTTAAAAGAACTCTGCAAAAACACG gaAATTAAAAAAGCCATTCTTTCAGACATGACCAAACTCGGAAAGGAAGCAGGACTCAAGTCCTTCGAGCAg GTGAAGGATATTTACCTCCACCCAGAGCAGTTCACCATTGAAAACGGTCTGTTGACGCCAACTTTAAAGGCCAAGAGGGCCGAGCTGAAAACGCTGTTCCAGCCTCAGATCAACCAGCTGTATGCAAACATGTCATGA
- the tectb gene encoding beta-tectorin: MVPAGAFLLFLPIAWTCPPQKADYVMVSCFPNAIIANVPECPYGWEIDQLSLGGVCYTGIHSQGYYRFIISDLTPKNHSYCGTLSEFMPGKDPKYIFFNSIVSNDTLLTVRHQPVNYTFSCVYRAAYLVNHAVFSQRVATVYVNNGSLGTFKSQLSMNVFTNSKFLYAKDAPYVIDTSEIGSEVFIGIEAKGLSNRFKVVINNCWATPTPYSTDNKRWSLIINSCSSDSTVTIFENGKDSRSTFKFHSFRFQRLEKVSTVWLHCEVQVCDGDRLVCQPAPCSFRSLSTEAGGSGGILTSEFHIKGSSNNGHAKATSLLIPTVILVNTCWDLLTVSRT, encoded by the exons ATGGTGCCTGCCGGGGCTTTCCTACTGTTCCTGCCTATTGCGTGGACCTGCCCCCCTCAGAAAGCAG ATTACGTCATGGTGTCGTGTTTCCCCAATGCCATCATCGCCAACGTCCCGGAGTGTCCCTACGGGTGGGAGATTGACCAGCTGTCCCTCGGTGGCGTCTGCTACACTGGGATTCACAGCCAGGGCTACTATCGCTTCATCATCTCTGACCTGACGCCCAAAAACCACTCGTACTGTGGCACGCTGTCTGAG TTCATGCCCGGCAAAGACCCCAAGTACATCTTCTTTAACTCCATTGTGTCCAACGACACTTTGCTAACGGTGAGACACCAGCCGGTCAACTACACCTTCAGCTGCGTGTACCGAGCGGCCTACCTGGTGAACCACGCCGTCTTCAGCCAAAG AGTGGCTACAGTTTACGTCAACAATGGCAGTTTAGGGACGTTTAAGTCACAGTTGTCTATGAACGTGTTCACG AATTCCAAGTTTCTCTATGCCAAAGATGCTCCGTACGTCATCGACACTTCTGAAATCGGCTCTGAAGTTTTCATTGGTATCGAGGCAAAAGGTCTGAGTAACAG ATTTAAAGTTGTAATAAACAACTGCTGGGCGACTCCAACGCCATATTCTACAGACAACAAGAGGTGGAGTCTGATCATTAACAG ctgctcctccgaCAGCACTGTGACCATCTTTGAAAACGGCAAAGACAGCCGCTCCACCTTTAAGTTCCACTCCTTCCGCTTCCAGCGGCTGGAGAAGGTGTCGACGGTGTGGCTGCACTGCGAGGTCCAGGTTTGTGACGGAGACAGGCTTGTCTGCCAGCCA GCTCCTTGCTCTTTCAGGAGTCTGTCGACGGAAGCAGGGGGCAGTGGGGGCATCCTTACATCTGAGTTCCACATTAAAG GAAGCAGCAATAATGGACACGCTAAAG CAACATCACTCCTCATCCCAACAGTCATCCTGGTAAACACGTGCTGGGACTTATTAACCGTGTCAAGAACGTAG
- the LOC130531141 gene encoding dickkopf-related protein 3-like, with product MSEMSGKRSLLFLCFCVSVAEAHIWAWMLNMPHRPPKDGVRSPREHPPVARAATAVCDQERACGRGFSCDRHFGVCVPQRGEGHYCRRDAQCVRGLRCMFGKCHRSIPSGQEGARCKVDRDCLSSMCCARHHGERVCKRRLVRGAGCYIPDGGLAFSINQICPCDEGLLCREDSAPHRRERDFIYQPEWKTWTCQAPTP from the exons ATGTCCGAGATGTCTGGGAAGCGGTCCCTGctcttcctgtgtttctgcGTCTCCGTGGCTGAAGCTCATATTTGGGCCTGGATGCTCAACATGCCCCACCGCCCTCCTAAAGATGGCGTGAGGTCCCCCAGGGAACACCCCCCTGTAGCTAGAGCAGCCACG GCTGTGTGTGACCAGGAAAGGGCCTGTGGACGGGGTTTCTCGTGCGATAGAcactttggtgtgtgtgttcctcagcgAGGGGAGGGCCACTACTGTCGGAGGGATGCCCAGTGCGTACGTGGCCTCCGCTGCATGTTCGGGAAGTGCCACCGCAGCATTCCCAGTGGACAGGAAG GTGCCAGATGTAAAGTGGACAGGGATTGCCTCTCATCCATGTGCTGCGCTCGGCACCACGGTGAGCGGGTGTGCAAGAGGCGCCTGGTTCGCGGCGCCGGCTGCTACATTCCCGACGGCGGCCTGGCGTTCAGCATAAACCAGATTTGCCCGTGCGATGAGGGGCTGCTGTGTCGTGAAGACAGCGCCCCACACAGGAGAGA GAGAGATTTTATTTATCAGCCAGAATGGAAAACCTGGACCTGCCAAGCGCCCACGCCTTGA